ttacatactgCCCAGAGAAAAGTTGTGATTGCTTTTCAACAgagtttaatgtttattttgatatggaTCGTGATTAATGATTTCATCTATCATAATATGTACCTATGCAAAATCAGAACTAAATGACCGTTCATTTGGCTATTTTTCAGAATTGTAAACAACACATTGTGAAAaggaaagtttttatttttcatgcGTATTTAAGCTACTACTTTTCAAATCAGATTAGTCTTTTGTAAATTGTGTAGGCGGCTATAAGAGTCAGGGCACAACCTGTCATCATCACCAGGTTGTTGAAGGTACTATTGGAGAAGCAATTCTTCCCTTCGCAGACCCCGTTCCTGAAAGAAAAAGTAAAATCATTTCATACGCTGACATACCGTTTTAATTCGCGTGGTAGAGCTTTATTCCTTTGTGATCCAAAGATTCAATTGAGTCGACTGTAGGTATTTTAACACAGTAAAGAATAAAAAGTTTTTGGTAAATACATATGTAAAAAAATCTGAGATCAATCAGAGAACAAACCTAATTTTGTTAGCGCTATAAAAATACACAGTTTGTTAAGAACTTTTTAGCATCAGTAATTTTCTGCCGTCATAAAAGCATAAGATAGGCTTTTAACTAGGTTATAGCCTAATAAGTGTCGGAGTTTTGTCGACTTAGCCTGGATTATCGCTGAAGTTATATcccaatttaaagttaaacctttcaaatagaaataaatagGGATTTCAAAAATACAACGTTAAATAATTGTTAACACTTGTTTGTGAACATTGCTTGTAAATATTGCTTGTATGTAAATACGTAGAAATATCAATAAATGATCGCAATATCCacgaaaataaaaatgtaatgcaATGTCCACGGAAACATTTTAGcgtttaattacttattttttcaGTCACTAAAATTTGATTTCGCTAAGATGAAAAGAGACAAAATAATTGAtggtaatattaatttataattttttgtagtCTCCTTGCAGTCATTCTTTCAAAACTTTAAACATCCACATAACATTCCTTTTTAGGCTTCATAAATTCAAAATAACTGACCTTAAAATGAAGAATCCTATAACCAATCCCGTGGCAGCACAGATGCCATAGAAATACAGGTCCACAGCTACTTCCAGCAAAGCTCTTATGATGCCTTCGATAATCTTGAACACCAACTTCACCAGTTCCACCGCCAGATGGACGAACCTGTCCATAAAAGGACGAGAAGGCCTTCGCTCtgaaagaaaaaaacataagaAGGTAGGTGGACCgccgatctggtgaaagtcaaGGGA
This genomic stretch from Ostrinia nubilalis chromosome 14, ilOstNubi1.1, whole genome shotgun sequence harbors:
- the LOC135077820 gene encoding uncharacterized protein LOC135077820, translated to MKIIHAKRRPSRPFMDRFVHLAVELVKLVFKIIEGIIRALLEVAVDLYFYGICAATGLVIGFFILRNGVCEGKNCFSNSTFNNLVMMTGCALTLIAAYTIYKRLI